The following are encoded together in the Girardinichthys multiradiatus isolate DD_20200921_A chromosome X, DD_fGirMul_XY1, whole genome shotgun sequence genome:
- the LOC124862283 gene encoding meteorin-like protein: protein MLSPMLASFLLLLLLCRISFCQYSSDQCSWKGSGLTHEGHTRDVEQVYLRCSQGSLEWLYPTGAVIVNLRPNTVSPAAARLSVCIKPSKDSTGTNIYLDRSGKLRLLLREQDQARGKVHCFSIREGALFIEAIPRTDISRRITAFQYELVNDRLRAESQSPGAPCQPCTDAEMLLAVCTNDFVARGIIKRVDPEEESSSVSVEISRLYRQKTHVFVSGGVRVRSWTGNIKMPLQCRVKSGEGEFLFTGTVRFGEAWMGCAPRYKDFLRLYHEAQVQGINPCHVDTD from the exons ATGCTCTCTCCGATGCTGGCCTCATTTCTGCTTCTCCTCCTTCTCTGCCGGATTTCTTTCTGCCAGTACTCGAGCGACCAGTGCAGCTGGAAGGGCAG TGGGCTGACCCATGAAGGCCACACCAGGGATGTGGAGCAGGTGTATTTGCGCTGCTCACAGGGCTCTCTGGAGTGGCTCTACCCCACTGGAGCCGTCATCGTCAACCTGCGGCCCAATACCGTGTCGCCTGCAGCGGCCCGCCTCTCTGTCTGCATTAAACCCTCCAAGGACTCCACTGGGACGAACATCTACTTGGACCGCAGTGGCAAGCTGCGGCTGCTGCTGCGTGAGCAGGACCAGGCTCGGGGGAAGGTGCACTGCTTTAGCATCCGAGAGGGGGCGCTCTTTATCGAGGCCATCCCGCGTACGGACATCAGCCGGCGGATTACGGCGTTCCAGTACGAGCTGGTCAACGACAGGCTGAGGGCGGAGTCACAATCACCTGGTG CACCCTGTCAGCCCTGCACTGATGCTGAGATGCTTCTAGCAGTCTGCACTAATGATTTTG TGGCACGAGGCATCATTAAGAGGGTGGATCCGGAGGAGGAGAGCTCATCGGTCTCTGTGGAGATCAGTCGCCTCTACAGGCAGAAGACCCATGTCTTTGTGTCTGGGGGTGTGAGGGTACGGAGCTGGACAGGCAACATTAAAATGCCCCTGCAGTGTAGGGTGAAGTCTGGAGAGGGAGAGTTCCTTTTCACAGGGACAGTGAGGTTTGGGGAGGCCTGGATGGGATGCGCTCCTCGCTATAAAGACTTCCTGCGGTTGTATCACGAGGCACAAGTGCAGGGGATCAACCCATGCCATGTGgacactgactga